The DNA region AAGAATCCCTGCTCTGAAAAACGTGCTGCTGACGGCCATAGAGGACAACTGGTGCCCTGAGTAGGGCCGTCACGTTCTCAGAAAAGTCGCGCATCACGGCATTCCCCCCAATGGCGTGTCCCATACAGGTAAGCCGGCTGTAAGGTCTTTCACCTTAATGTCCCTCCAAGTAAGCGTTCAGAAATCTCTTCATGAAGCCTGCAACGCCCCAGGAGAACCCCTTGAAACACCGCGCCGCCCCCACCCTGCTGCTCCTCCTCGGCCTGGCCCTAGCCCAGAACGCCAGCCCCCTGAAACTCGACCTCACCCTCAACCTCACCCTCAACCTCGTCAAGACCGTCACCGAGAACGGCAGACCCGTCGAGAAGTTCACCCCCGCCACTCAGAACTTCCCCGGCGACGTGCTCAGCCAGGTGGTCACCGTCACCAACACCGGCAGCAAGGCCCTCAGCAACGTCCGCATTCCCCTCAACGTCCCCCGCAACACCGTGTACCTCGCCCCGGAAAAGGGCATGGCCGACCTCCAGGCCCAGTACAGCATCGACGGCGGCAAGACCTTCGCCCCCGCCCCCCTGAAAAAGACCGTCACGGTCACCGAGAACGGCAAGACCACCACCCGGCAGGTGGACGTCAAGCCCAGCGAATACCAGGCCGTCCGCTGGACCGTCCCCAACCTCGCCCCCGGCCAGACGCTGAAACTCGGCTACCGCATCCAGGTCAAGTAATCCCCGCTGCCACGGCCATCCCGGCCACCCCAAGGAGGAACCCCAGTGAACGCCCCCACCAAAACCCTCACCCTGATGGCCCTGCTCGCCGCCGGCGCCGCCGCCGCGCAGACCGCCGCCCCCGAGCGCACCGGCAACCTGACCAACGCCGGCACCAGCATCACCAACACCGCCACCGCCACCTATGACGTCCCCAACACCGACGGCACCACGACGGGCGGCACCACCAGCTCCAACACCGTCACCACCACCGTCGCCGCCAAGATGGCCTTCGACATCACCTACACCACCGGGGCCGACAGCGACACCACCGACACCGTCGCTGGCGCCATCTCCAGCTACCAGAAGACCGGCGTGCTCCCCGGTTCCACCGTCGTCTTCTCCTACGTGGCCGTGAACAACGGCAACGCCAGCCAGACCATCAACCTGAGCAGCGAAGCCAGCACCGGCGCCTCGAACGTCGTGTACTACAGCGCCAACCCCGACGCCAACAACGACGGCATCATCTCCGCCACCGAGAAGTCCAACGCCGCCGGCACCATCATCACCAGCCTCACCATCGCCCCAAGCGGTGACAACCCCGCCACTACCAGCACCGTCGAAACGAATCCCGGCTTCCAGAACTTCTGGATGACCTACGACGTGACCGGCGCGCCCGACGTCGTCGTCGGCGCCACCCCCATCGGCAGCGGCCAGAGCTGGGACGGCACCACCAACGTCGCCGCCACCGAACAGAAAGACCCCGGCGCTCCCACCTACGACGACCTGTGGTACCAGTACAGCAGCGCCAAGATCTTCGCGCCCAACCTGACCACCACCCCCGACACCACCCCCATCGGCGGCGGCAGCGTGGACACCCCGCCCAGCGGCGGCACCCTCGTCCCCGGCTACACCGACCCCGGCGGCACGGTCGTGGCGGTCAGCGGCGACGAGCAGATCGCCTACCCCAAGGTGGACAACACCGACGGTACCGACACCGTGGTGTTCACGAACACCGTCACCAACGGCAGCACCGTGCCGGACACCGTCACCCTGACCATTGAGGCCCGCACAAACGTCCCCAACTACCTCCAGACCGTGACGCCCGTGGCCGGCCAGCCCGGCGTGTACACCGTCACGCAGACCAACCCGGACGGCAGCACCACCACCGCCACCGTCACCATCACCACCCCCAACGGCACCACCGTGGCCCCCGGCGGCAGCCTGGACTACACCGTCACCGTCACGTACACCGACCAGGACAAGGCCAACCCCTACCCCATCTACGTGGCCGTGGGCGTGGACTCCGGCAACGACACCGACAGCACCCCCAACGACCTGACCTACGACACGGTCCTGCCCGGCGCCTTCCAGTTCGGTGACCCGGCCACCGGAATCGCCGCCGACGCCACCCCCGCAGTGCCCAAGACCGGCGCAGCCAGCAGCACCGTGACCTTCCCCATGGAAGTCGCCAACACCGGCGAGTACACCGACAGCTACAAGCTCAGCGGCTACACCATCGTGACCCTCACCGACGGCACCAAGCAGATCGTGCCGATCGTGTACACCGGCACCGGCGTCACCGCCACGGCCACCACCATCACCGCTGACCTGAACGGCGACGGCGACACCAGCGACGCCGGCGAGAGCGTGCCCGGCTTCATCTACACCACGGCCGACCTGACGGCCAACACCGAAGTCGCCCTGAACGCCAGCATCACCCTGCCCGCCAACGTGGCCTCCACCAACGGCGACAACTACGAACTGATCCAGTCCGCGACCTCCGTGTACAGCAACGTCACCCGCGTGGACAACAACGACTACATCACCGTCGTGGCTGCCGGGACCCTGGTCGTCGGTAAGTTCACCGCCAGCACCACGGCCATCGCCGCCGGCAGCGAGTACATCACCTGCGCCACCACCTGCACCGTGAGCACGACGCAGCCCGCCGCCGGGACCGGGTACGTCAACAACCCCGCCAACTTCACGGCGCTGAACCCCACCACCTACGCTCCCGGCGTGAACTACAGCTACCAGATCATTGCCAAGAACACCTACAACACCGGTGTCGGCAAGTTCACCATCAAGGACACCACGCCCACCAACACCACCTTCCAGGGCGCCAGCGTGTCCACCAGCGGCTTCACGAACACCACCGCGAAGGTCCTGTACAGCACCGACGGCGGCACCAGCTGGAGCGCCGTGGCCCCTGCGACCGGCACCGCGAACGTCACGGTGGCCGTGGACCTGAACGGCGACGGCGCCCTGACCAGTGCCGACGTGCTGCCCTCGAGCGGTCAGGTCGAGCTGACCCTGACCGTCAGCGTGAACTGAGCCTTTCCCGGCGCACCTCGCCCAGAGCGGGGTGCGCCGCTTCACAACACCAGACACTTTTTTAGATTTCTCACATTTTTTGGACCTGCAGTCCCGCCTTTCTCCTCCTCATCCCCTCCGGAACGCCGAGTCACGGCCACCTGCAAGGAGTGACAGTGAACCCCAAATCCTCCCCTCTCCTGATCCTGATTCTCAGCCTGCTGTGCGCCCTGGGCGGCACGTGGGCGCAGGGCGCACCGACCCCGGCCGGTACCGTCATCAGCAACCAGGTGGAAGCGGAGTACAGTTCCCCCGTCACCGGCCAGCCCGAAACCGTACGCTCCAACGCCGTCCGCACGATCGTGCAGGCCGTGTGCGCCGTGAGCGTCACCCCGGACGGCACCGTGCAGCAGCCCGGACAGACCGCTCTGCGCCTGCCCGGTGAGGGCGCCGCGTTCGCCTACGTCCTCACGAACGCCGGGAACGACACCTTCACCCTGCCGGTCGGTGCGCGCGTGGAGGCCGGCAGCGCGGCCACGCCGGCCGTGCAGGTCGTGGTGGACACCAATGGCAACGGCACGCCGGACAGCGGCGAGCCGGACGTCACCAGCGTCACCCTGGCCGCCAGTGCGGGCGCGCGGCTGCTGCTGGTCGTGGACGCCGTGGCCGCGCAGGGCGACACCTTCGTGAACCTGACTGCCTTCTGCGCCGGCGGTCAGGCGGCCGACACGAACAACGTCAGCGTGGTCCGCGTCGGCCCGCCCGCCGCGCTGGTCGTGGAAAAGACCTTCACGCCCACCCTGGTCCGCCCCGGGGTGGAAAGCACCGTGACCGTCACCGTACGCAATGCCGGGCAGGGAGAGAGCCGCGAGGTCGTCCTGACCGACCTGCTGGACGACCAGCTCACCCAGGGGCTGGCGTTCGTGCCCGGCAGCGCCCGCGTGAGCGCCAGCAGCGTGGAATACACCACCGACACCACCACCTGGAGCGAGGCGGAGCAGGCGCCCGTGCGCGGCGTGCGCGCCCGCGTGCCCAGCCTCGCTCCCGGCGCGGCCCTCACCCTCACCTTCCGGATGCTGGCCGGCGCCTCGGCCGAGAACCGCGATATCCGCAACGTCGCCACCGCCCGGACGGGCGCCGACGCCGTCACTGGCAGCGCCACCCTGAGCGTCCGCTACCAGCCAGTCGTCGCCATCGGCCCGGTCGGCGCGCCCAAAGCGCCGGAGGGTACCGCCGCGGACACGCAGACCCGAGCGTTCGCGATCACCGGCCAGACCGTGTGCTTTGACCACACCGCGCTGAACGCCGGGGACGTGCGCGACACGTACCGCATCACGGTGAGCGGCGTGCCGGCCGAGAGCATCACCCTGCTCGGCACGGACGGCCAGCCCCTCGCGCAGCCGTTCCCGCTGGACCCCCAGGCCACCACCCTGGTCCGCGTGTGTTACGCCCTCACCCAGGCCTCCCCGGTGGACGCGGTGGTCACCATCACCGGCGAGCGCGGCACCCGCAACGCCACCCGCGACCAGATCACCCAGGTCGAGACGGCCAGCCCCGAACTCACCAAGAGCTACCGCGCCTGGACGACCACCGACACGGGCACGCCGACCGAGGTGCCGCAGGGCCGCTCGGTCGTGCCGGGCGACACGGTCACGTACACCCTGAGCGTCACCAACCCCTACGCCCGCCCCCTGGCGGACGTGGTGCTCACGGACCCGCTGCCTGCCCAGGTGGACTTCGTGAGCGCCACCGCCGGCGGGCAGGTCAGCGGCCAGCCTGGCACGCAGACGGTTCGCTGGACGCTCGGCACGCTGGCCGCCGGGGAGACCCGGCAGGTGGCCGTGACCACCCGCGTCACCGAGCGCGCCGTGGACGGCGAGGCGCTGAAGAACGTGTTTCAGATGGTGACCAGCGACCTGCCGCTCCCCACGCCCTTCACCAGCAATGAGGTCGTTACGCCCGTCTGGAAGGCGCAGCTGCTGATCGAGAAGCTCGTCAACCGCCAGCAGGTGACCTTCGGCGACCGCGTCACCTACACCCTGCGCATCACCAACGCGTCCCGCACCACCGCCATCGTGGACGCCCAGATCATCGACACCCCCCCGGTCGGCCTGCAGTACATCCCGAACACCAGCACCCTGGACGGCCAGCCGCTGGACGACCCGGCCCTGACGGAGGGCAGCATGACCTGGCAGGTCGCGCAGATTCCTGCAGGCGGCACCATCGTCATCACCTACCAGTCCCGCGTCACCCCGGCCGCCGGCGGCGTGCTGGTGAACTACGTGCAGGTGGTCGGGAACGGCGCGGGCGGCGTGGCCAAGGCCATCGCCAGCAACCGCGCCCAGGCCGTCACCCGCCTGGCCCCGCTGACCTTCGCGCCCGCCGGGGACATCGTGGGCCTGGTGTATGTGGACCGCAACCGCAACGGCCAGTTCGACCCGTACCTGGACACCCCGGTCCTGCGCGCCCGCGTTCTGCTGGCCGGGGGCCGCGAGGTGACCACCGACGCGGCCGGCCGGTACAGCTTCACGAACGTTCCGCTGGGTACCCACGCGCTGCGCCTGGATCCGAACAGCGCCCCCTACGCACCTCTGGATCTGCCCGGTCAGGGCGGTCTGGGCGGCACCCGCACCGTGCAGGTGCGCGGCCTGACCGGCGTGGACTTCCCGCTCGCGCCGGTCGGCGGGGAGATCACGGCGCTGCGCCGCACCACCCTGACCGTGAACGGCACCCGCGTGGAGAAGGTCGTGTACGCCGTCCCCGAAGGGTACGTGGTGACGCTGCGCATCGTGAGCCCGGTTTCCCGGGACGACTTCACGCTGACCGACCCTCTGCCGGCCCGCGCCGCCCTGAAAGACGGCCGCAATACCTGGACCGGTACGCTTCCCTCCGGTGAGACAAACCTCACATACCTGTTCACCTGGGACGGCGAGGCCCGCGCCGCGACCACCGACCCGACCATGACCTGGAGGAACTGAGCGTGCCCGCCCCCCTGCCCCGACTCGCGTTGACGCTCACCGCCCTGCTGGCCGCCGGGCCGGCCGCCGGCGCCCAGACCCTCAGCTCCAGCCTTCCCCTGACCAGCATCGGTGACGCGCTGCGCTGGCAGGTCGGTGACCAGACCCTCCAGCTCACCGTGCCCGTCAGCGGCCGCGTCCGGCTGGACCTGTACAGCCCCCGCGTGGACCCCCGCGACTACCGCAGCGACACCTACTACGGCGACGAACGCTACGACCCCCGCTCGGCCGCGCCGGTCACGACCACCTTCACGCTCGTGGACGCGCAGGGCCGCGCGCTGCTCACCCGGACCTTCATGCCCGGCGCGCACGCCTGGGAACCCCTGCTCGACCTGAACCTGCCCGCCGGCACGTACGCCCTGCGGGTCGCCACCCAGGGCAACGGCAAGAACACCTTCGCCGTGCGCCTGGCCGGCACGGCCGCCACCCTCAGCGCCGGGCAGCTCACCGT from Deinococcus ficus includes:
- a CDS encoding DUF11 domain-containing protein, with amino-acid sequence MNPKSSPLLILILSLLCALGGTWAQGAPTPAGTVISNQVEAEYSSPVTGQPETVRSNAVRTIVQAVCAVSVTPDGTVQQPGQTALRLPGEGAAFAYVLTNAGNDTFTLPVGARVEAGSAATPAVQVVVDTNGNGTPDSGEPDVTSVTLAASAGARLLLVVDAVAAQGDTFVNLTAFCAGGQAADTNNVSVVRVGPPAALVVEKTFTPTLVRPGVESTVTVTVRNAGQGESREVVLTDLLDDQLTQGLAFVPGSARVSASSVEYTTDTTTWSEAEQAPVRGVRARVPSLAPGAALTLTFRMLAGASAENRDIRNVATARTGADAVTGSATLSVRYQPVVAIGPVGAPKAPEGTAADTQTRAFAITGQTVCFDHTALNAGDVRDTYRITVSGVPAESITLLGTDGQPLAQPFPLDPQATTLVRVCYALTQASPVDAVVTITGERGTRNATRDQITQVETASPELTKSYRAWTTTDTGTPTEVPQGRSVVPGDTVTYTLSVTNPYARPLADVVLTDPLPAQVDFVSATAGGQVSGQPGTQTVRWTLGTLAAGETRQVAVTTRVTERAVDGEALKNVFQMVTSDLPLPTPFTSNEVVTPVWKAQLLIEKLVNRQQVTFGDRVTYTLRITNASRTTAIVDAQIIDTPPVGLQYIPNTSTLDGQPLDDPALTEGSMTWQVAQIPAGGTIVITYQSRVTPAAGGVLVNYVQVVGNGAGGVAKAIASNRAQAVTRLAPLTFAPAGDIVGLVYVDRNRNGQFDPYLDTPVLRARVLLAGGREVTTDAAGRYSFTNVPLGTHALRLDPNSAPYAPLDLPGQGGLGGTRTVQVRGLTGVDFPLAPVGGEITALRRTTLTVNGTRVEKVVYAVPEGYVVTLRIVSPVSRDDFTLTDPLPARAALKDGRNTWTGTLPSGETNLTYLFTWDGEARAATTDPTMTWRN
- a CDS encoding beta strand repeat-containing protein encodes the protein MNAPTKTLTLMALLAAGAAAAQTAAPERTGNLTNAGTSITNTATATYDVPNTDGTTTGGTTSSNTVTTTVAAKMAFDITYTTGADSDTTDTVAGAISSYQKTGVLPGSTVVFSYVAVNNGNASQTINLSSEASTGASNVVYYSANPDANNDGIISATEKSNAAGTIITSLTIAPSGDNPATTSTVETNPGFQNFWMTYDVTGAPDVVVGATPIGSGQSWDGTTNVAATEQKDPGAPTYDDLWYQYSSAKIFAPNLTTTPDTTPIGGGSVDTPPSGGTLVPGYTDPGGTVVAVSGDEQIAYPKVDNTDGTDTVVFTNTVTNGSTVPDTVTLTIEARTNVPNYLQTVTPVAGQPGVYTVTQTNPDGSTTTATVTITTPNGTTVAPGGSLDYTVTVTYTDQDKANPYPIYVAVGVDSGNDTDSTPNDLTYDTVLPGAFQFGDPATGIAADATPAVPKTGAASSTVTFPMEVANTGEYTDSYKLSGYTIVTLTDGTKQIVPIVYTGTGVTATATTITADLNGDGDTSDAGESVPGFIYTTADLTANTEVALNASITLPANVASTNGDNYELIQSATSVYSNVTRVDNNDYITVVAAGTLVVGKFTASTTAIAAGSEYITCATTCTVSTTQPAAGTGYVNNPANFTALNPTTYAPGVNYSYQIIAKNTYNTGVGKFTIKDTTPTNTTFQGASVSTSGFTNTTAKVLYSTDGGTSWSAVAPATGTANVTVAVDLNGDGALTSADVLPSSGQVELTLTVSVN